One window from the genome of Actinoplanes teichomyceticus ATCC 31121 encodes:
- a CDS encoding NAD(P)H-dependent glycerol-3-phosphate dehydrogenase, whose product MRVAVIGSGAWGTAFAKVLGDAGSDVTIRARREAVAAEIRDQHGNEGSLPGVRLSKRVTATTELAEAVDGAELIAIAVPSQTLRGNLADWAGSFPPDATVISLMKGIELGTLKRMSEVIVETAGVAAERVVVVSGPNLAPEIAAEQPTATVVACTDEDRARQVQHALATPYFRPYTSDDVLGCELGGAVKNVIALAYGMASAIGLGDNTKASLITRGLAETSRLGVALGADPLTFAGLAGLGDLVASCSSRLSRNRTFGEHLGRGESLEQAQAATRQTAEGVKSCLSIRDLARLHGVEMPIVEQVEKVCHEGADPRVAVKLLMTREMKPE is encoded by the coding sequence ATGAGGGTGGCCGTCATCGGATCCGGAGCCTGGGGCACGGCGTTCGCCAAGGTGCTCGGCGACGCCGGCTCGGACGTGACCATACGGGCCCGGCGGGAGGCGGTGGCCGCGGAGATCCGGGACCAGCACGGCAACGAGGGCTCGCTGCCCGGGGTACGGCTGTCCAAGCGGGTCACCGCCACCACCGAGTTGGCCGAGGCGGTCGACGGCGCGGAGCTGATCGCCATCGCGGTGCCGTCCCAGACGCTGCGCGGCAACCTCGCCGACTGGGCCGGCTCGTTCCCGCCGGACGCCACGGTCATCTCCCTGATGAAGGGCATCGAGCTGGGCACGCTCAAGCGGATGAGCGAGGTGATCGTGGAGACCGCCGGGGTCGCGGCGGAGCGGGTGGTGGTGGTCTCCGGCCCCAACCTGGCCCCCGAGATCGCCGCGGAGCAGCCCACCGCGACCGTGGTGGCGTGCACCGACGAGGACCGCGCCCGCCAGGTGCAGCACGCCCTGGCCACGCCGTACTTCCGGCCGTACACCAGCGACGACGTGCTCGGCTGCGAGCTCGGCGGCGCGGTGAAGAACGTGATCGCGCTGGCCTACGGGATGGCCTCGGCGATCGGGCTCGGGGACAACACCAAGGCGTCGCTGATCACCCGCGGCCTGGCCGAGACCTCCCGCCTCGGGGTGGCCCTCGGCGCCGACCCGCTCACCTTCGCCGGCCTGGCCGGCCTCGGCGACCTGGTCGCCTCCTGCTCCTCCCGGCTGTCGCGCAACCGCACGTTCGGCGAGCACCTGGGCCGTGGCGAGAGCCTGGAACAGGCGCAGGCGGCCACCCGGCAGACCGCCGAGGGCGTCAAGAGCTGCCTGTCCATCCGCGACCTGGCTCGCCTGCACGGCGTCGAGATGCCGATCGTCGAGCAGGTGGAGAAGGTCTGCCACGAGGGCGCGGACCCCCGGGTCGCGGTCAAACTGTTGATGACACGAGAGATGAAACCCGAGTGA
- a CDS encoding lysophospholipid acyltransferase family protein, whose translation MAQHRLGFWQRFAVMLVVPLMTVWTRRTWLRMEKLPQSGGVILVPNHVSHFDPLVVAHYIYRAGRWPRFLGKASLWRVPIIGPLLVRTRQVPVERGSVEAVKSLETLVAALREGGAVVIYPEGTTTRHPDLWPMRGKTGAARLALLTGAPVVPIANWGAQRVFDPRTNKLKFTRAAVTVTTGDPVDLSRWAGAEPSRAVLEEMTEKIMLDIRDLLGTIRDGEPPALYARPARRASTSEDAS comes from the coding sequence GTGGCGCAGCACAGGCTCGGGTTCTGGCAGCGTTTCGCGGTGATGCTGGTGGTGCCCCTCATGACGGTCTGGACCAGACGGACCTGGCTGCGGATGGAGAAGCTTCCGCAGTCCGGTGGTGTGATCCTCGTCCCGAACCACGTCTCGCACTTCGACCCGCTGGTCGTCGCGCACTACATCTACCGGGCTGGCCGCTGGCCCCGGTTCCTCGGCAAGGCCAGCCTCTGGCGGGTGCCGATCATCGGGCCGCTGCTGGTCCGCACCCGACAGGTGCCGGTCGAGCGGGGCAGCGTGGAAGCGGTCAAGTCACTGGAGACGCTGGTCGCCGCGCTGCGGGAGGGCGGCGCCGTGGTGATCTACCCGGAGGGCACCACGACCCGGCACCCCGACCTGTGGCCGATGCGCGGCAAGACCGGCGCGGCGCGGCTCGCCCTGCTCACCGGGGCGCCGGTGGTGCCGATCGCGAACTGGGGCGCACAGCGGGTGTTCGACCCGCGTACCAACAAGCTGAAGTTCACCCGGGCGGCCGTGACCGTCACCACCGGGGACCCGGTCGACCTGAGCCGCTGGGCCGGGGCGGAGCCGTCCCGCGCGGTCCTCGAGGAGATGACCGAGAAGATCATGCTGGACATCCGGGACCTGCTCGGCACGATCCGCGACGGCGAACCGCCGGCGCTCTACGCACGGCCCGCGCGGCGGGCCTCGACCTCGGAGGACGCGTCATGA
- a CDS encoding Lrp/AsnC family transcriptional regulator, with translation MVQAYILIQTEVGKARDVAAAIQKIPGVVRVDAVTGPYDVVVLTEAHTVDELGSLIVSKVQYVPGITRTLTCSVVNL, from the coding sequence GTGGTCCAGGCATACATCCTCATTCAAACGGAGGTCGGGAAGGCCCGTGACGTGGCCGCAGCGATCCAGAAAATACCGGGAGTGGTGCGCGTCGACGCGGTGACCGGGCCGTACGACGTCGTGGTGCTGACCGAGGCACACACCGTGGACGAGCTCGGCAGCCTGATTGTGAGCAAGGTCCAGTACGTGCCGGGCATCACCCGGACGCTCACCTGCTCCGTGGTAAACCTCTGA
- a CDS encoding thiamine-phosphate kinase, which produces MSIAESGEFGLIGRIVSRLDTGSATLLGPGDDAAVVRAADGRVVASTDVLVEGRHFRRDWCGPADVGHRAAAANLADIAAMGATPTALLVALCVPAGLEADWAEGLADGLTAEAALCGAGVVGGDTSGGPTLTVAVTALGDLGGRDPVRRNGAHPGDILALAGRIGYAAAGYTVLSRGFRTPKMLVEAYRRPQVRYAAGPEAARLGATSMIDVSDGLLQDVGHLATASLVGIDVRSDAFEVPDQMRDAAKALGVDPYQWVLAGGDDHPLAATFPPGTRLPDGWREIGTVHDGSGVTVDRKPWSGPLGWDHFR; this is translated from the coding sequence GTGAGCATCGCAGAGTCCGGTGAATTCGGATTGATAGGTCGAATCGTATCTCGACTCGACACCGGTTCGGCCACCCTGCTGGGGCCGGGCGACGACGCCGCCGTGGTGCGCGCGGCCGACGGCCGGGTGGTCGCCTCCACCGACGTGCTGGTCGAGGGCCGGCACTTCCGGCGGGACTGGTGCGGCCCGGCCGATGTCGGGCACCGCGCCGCCGCCGCCAACCTGGCCGACATCGCCGCCATGGGGGCCACCCCCACCGCGCTGCTGGTCGCGCTCTGCGTGCCCGCCGGCCTGGAGGCGGACTGGGCCGAGGGCCTGGCCGACGGGCTGACCGCCGAGGCCGCGCTGTGCGGGGCCGGCGTGGTCGGCGGGGACACGTCGGGCGGCCCGACGCTCACCGTCGCGGTCACCGCGCTGGGCGACCTGGGCGGGCGCGACCCGGTACGCCGCAACGGCGCCCATCCGGGCGACATCCTCGCCCTGGCCGGCCGGATCGGGTACGCCGCGGCCGGCTACACCGTGCTGTCGCGGGGCTTCCGGACGCCGAAGATGCTGGTCGAGGCGTACCGGCGGCCCCAGGTGCGGTACGCGGCCGGACCCGAGGCGGCCCGGCTCGGCGCCACCTCGATGATCGACGTCTCGGACGGGCTGCTGCAGGACGTCGGGCACCTGGCCACGGCCAGCCTGGTCGGGATCGACGTCCGGTCGGACGCCTTCGAGGTGCCCGATCAGATGCGGGACGCGGCCAAGGCGCTCGGGGTGGACCCGTACCAGTGGGTGCTGGCCGGCGGCGACGACCACCCGCTGGCGGCGACGTTCCCGCCCGGGACCCGGCTGCCGGACGGCTGGCGGGAGATCGGGACGGTGCACGACGGCTCCGGCGTCACCGTCGACCGCAAGCCCTGGAGCGGTCCGTTGGGCTGGGACCACTTCCGCTGA
- the recG gene encoding ATP-dependent DNA helicase RecG — translation MTTTDTPLTKVLGAKTAKALAQHLDLHTAGDLIYHFPRRYDERGEHTDLRQLQVGEQVTVLAQVQGIGVKPMRARKGNMLEVTIGDGSGATLTCTFFNQAWRERELTRGRWGLFAGKVTEFRGKRQLNGPAYQLLKADATQDEAAEEIEEFAGALIPVYPAAQAVPTWVIAKCVRTLLDTFEPPPDPMPAPVRAKRNLVGIGTALREIHRPSSDAALYSAKHRLKWDEAFAVQLTLAQRRARAAAAPGTARPRRDDGLLARFDAGLPYELTEGQRQVGEEIAADLARAHPMHRLLQGEVGSGKTLVSVRAMLQVVDAGGQAALLAPTEVLATQHFRGISAQLGALGRAGELDGDPLGTQLTLVTGSLGAAARRAALAKVADGSAGIVVGTHALLYEGVEFADLGLVVVDEQHRFGVEQRDALRAKAARPPHVLVMTATPIPRTVAMTVYGDLETSVLSQLPRGRSPIASHVVPALEKPAYLDRAWKRVREEVQAGHQAYVVCPRIGDGPEADDGDAPPPETESARRPPLAVTEVLPALRDHHLKGLRIDMLHGRMPPEEKDAVMRRFAAGELDVLVATTVIEVGVDVPNSTVMIIMDADRFGVSQLHQLRGRVGRGSAPGVCLLHTEAVEGSAARERLDAVASTTDGFKLSEIDLEQRREGDVLGASQSGKHSHLRLLSLLRDEKLIKEARAEAAELVGDDPDLSRHPALAASVAALVDEDRAEYLEKG, via the coding sequence ATGACCACCACCGACACCCCGCTGACCAAGGTGCTCGGCGCCAAGACCGCGAAGGCCCTGGCGCAACACCTCGATCTGCACACCGCCGGCGACCTGATCTACCACTTCCCCCGGCGGTACGACGAGCGTGGCGAGCACACCGACCTGCGGCAGCTGCAGGTGGGTGAGCAGGTCACCGTGCTGGCCCAGGTCCAGGGGATCGGTGTGAAACCGATGCGGGCGCGCAAGGGCAACATGCTGGAGGTGACCATCGGGGACGGCTCCGGCGCCACGCTGACCTGCACGTTCTTCAACCAGGCGTGGCGGGAGCGGGAGCTGACCCGCGGCCGGTGGGGGCTGTTCGCCGGCAAGGTGACCGAGTTCCGCGGCAAACGGCAGCTCAACGGCCCGGCCTACCAGCTGCTCAAGGCGGACGCGACGCAGGACGAGGCGGCCGAGGAGATCGAGGAGTTCGCCGGCGCGCTGATCCCGGTCTACCCGGCGGCCCAGGCGGTGCCGACCTGGGTGATCGCCAAGTGCGTGCGGACCCTGCTGGACACCTTCGAGCCGCCCCCGGACCCGATGCCCGCGCCGGTGCGGGCGAAACGGAACCTGGTCGGCATCGGCACCGCGCTGCGGGAGATCCACCGGCCGAGTTCGGACGCCGCGCTGTATTCCGCGAAGCACCGGCTGAAGTGGGACGAGGCGTTCGCGGTGCAGCTCACCCTGGCGCAGCGCCGGGCCCGGGCGGCGGCCGCGCCGGGCACCGCCCGCCCCCGCCGCGACGACGGCCTGCTGGCGAGGTTCGACGCCGGTCTGCCCTACGAGCTGACCGAGGGACAGCGCCAGGTGGGTGAGGAGATCGCCGCCGATCTGGCCCGGGCACACCCGATGCACCGGCTGCTGCAGGGCGAGGTGGGTTCCGGCAAGACGCTGGTCTCGGTGCGCGCGATGCTGCAGGTGGTGGACGCCGGTGGCCAGGCCGCGCTGCTGGCGCCCACCGAGGTGCTGGCCACCCAGCACTTCCGCGGGATCAGCGCCCAGCTGGGCGCCCTGGGCCGGGCCGGTGAGCTGGACGGCGACCCGCTGGGCACGCAGCTGACCCTGGTCACCGGCTCGCTCGGGGCGGCGGCCCGGCGCGCCGCGCTGGCCAAGGTCGCCGACGGCAGCGCCGGCATCGTGGTGGGCACCCATGCCCTGCTGTACGAGGGGGTCGAGTTCGCCGATCTGGGCCTGGTGGTGGTGGACGAGCAGCACCGGTTCGGCGTGGAACAGCGCGACGCGCTGCGCGCCAAGGCGGCCCGCCCGCCGCACGTGCTGGTGATGACCGCGACCCCGATCCCGCGCACGGTCGCCATGACCGTCTACGGCGACCTGGAGACCTCCGTGCTCTCCCAGCTGCCGCGCGGCCGTTCGCCGATCGCCTCGCACGTGGTCCCGGCGCTGGAGAAGCCGGCCTATCTGGACCGGGCCTGGAAACGGGTGCGCGAGGAGGTGCAGGCCGGCCACCAGGCGTACGTGGTGTGTCCGCGGATCGGTGACGGTCCGGAGGCCGACGACGGCGACGCGCCCCCGCCGGAGACCGAGTCGGCCCGGCGCCCGCCGCTGGCCGTGACCGAGGTGCTGCCGGCGCTGCGCGACCACCACCTCAAGGGCCTGCGGATCGACATGCTGCACGGCCGGATGCCGCCCGAGGAGAAGGACGCGGTGATGCGCCGGTTCGCCGCCGGTGAGCTGGACGTGCTGGTGGCGACCACGGTGATCGAGGTCGGGGTGGACGTGCCGAACTCCACCGTCATGATCATCATGGACGCCGACCGGTTCGGTGTGTCCCAGTTGCACCAGTTGCGTGGCCGGGTGGGCCGGGGCTCCGCGCCCGGTGTCTGCCTGCTGCACACCGAGGCGGTGGAGGGCTCGGCGGCGCGTGAGCGCCTCGACGCGGTGGCCTCCACGACCGACGGTTTCAAGCTCTCCGAGATCGACCTGGAGCAGCGGCGCGAGGGTGACGTGCTGGGCGCTTCGCAGTCCGGCAAGCACTCGCACCTGCGGCTGCTCTCGCTGCTGCGTGACGAGAAACTGATCAAGGAGGCCCGCGCGGAGGCGGCCGAGCTGGTCGGCGACGATCCCGACCTGTCCCGGCACCCCGCGCTGGCCGCCTCGGTGGCCGCACTGGTCGACGAGGACCGCGCCGAGTACCTGGAGAAGGGATGA
- a CDS encoding GNAT family N-acetyltransferase, producing the protein MVEIKIRSARFDEPVVAELVAENMRDLSERYGGSGDDTPIAAADFLPPDGAFFVAVRVGDDRPVGSAGWRRHGGDAELKRMFTRPAARGRGVARRLLAAIEESARAAGCERVILETGDRQPEAIALYESAGYERIEDFGYYRGHAGVLSYAKKL; encoded by the coding sequence GTGGTTGAGATCAAGATCAGGTCGGCCCGCTTCGACGAGCCGGTGGTGGCGGAGCTGGTCGCGGAGAACATGCGCGACCTCTCCGAGCGGTACGGCGGCAGTGGCGACGACACCCCGATCGCCGCGGCCGACTTCCTCCCGCCGGACGGCGCGTTCTTCGTGGCCGTACGGGTCGGCGACGACCGTCCGGTGGGCAGCGCCGGGTGGCGCCGGCACGGCGGCGACGCCGAGCTGAAACGGATGTTCACCCGGCCCGCGGCGCGCGGGCGGGGGGTGGCCCGGCGGCTGCTGGCCGCGATCGAGGAGTCGGCCCGGGCGGCCGGGTGCGAGCGGGTCATCCTGGAGACCGGCGACCGGCAGCCCGAGGCGATCGCCCTCTACGAGTCCGCGGGGTACGAGCGGATCGAGGACTTCGGGTACTACCGGGGCCATGCCGGCGTGCTGTCGTACGCCAAGAAGCTCTGA
- a CDS encoding DAK2 domain-containing protein — protein sequence MLETLDAAAVHRWCDGGLEALRAHQREIDDLNVYPVPDGDTGTNLVLTLSAAREALESALHEEPRTPLGRLMARMARGALLGARGNSGVIVSQILRGMADSFASAVAVRGAELARALREATDAAYAAVARPVEGTVLSVVAAAAEGAGRIRSDNLVAVARAAARAAAEALDRTPQQLPVLAQAGVVDAGGRGLCLLLDALVDAVEETASGPPVPRPAVSPVAAHEPGDCSGQGYEVQYLLEAEPEAVERLRAVLAGLGDSLVVVGDPPTWNVHVHVTATAIGPAVEAGVEAGRPHRIRVTPLTGKRSGAGARGAVVVAAGDGLTALFEAEGAVVVGRNPSTAEMLAAVHACGAEAVVLLPNDANTHAVAVSAAREAEAAGLHVSVVPTRSPVQALAALAVRDHGRPFADDVIAMAEAAGACRYGEVCTAQRDALTVAGPCRAGDLLGLVDGEVHVIGADLTEVSHRLLDRMLGGGGELVTLVLGADAPPDLADDLRGHVHRTWPFIELQCYAGGQPRYHLLAGVE from the coding sequence GTGCTGGAGACCCTCGATGCCGCTGCTGTGCACCGCTGGTGCGACGGCGGGCTGGAGGCGCTCCGGGCCCACCAGCGCGAGATCGACGACCTGAACGTCTACCCGGTCCCGGACGGCGACACCGGCACCAACCTGGTGCTCACCCTCTCCGCCGCCCGGGAGGCGCTGGAGTCGGCGTTGCACGAGGAGCCACGCACCCCGCTCGGCCGGCTGATGGCCCGGATGGCGCGCGGCGCCCTGCTCGGCGCCCGGGGCAACTCCGGCGTGATCGTCTCGCAGATCCTGCGCGGCATGGCCGACTCGTTCGCCAGCGCGGTCGCGGTCCGCGGCGCCGAGCTGGCCCGGGCCCTGCGGGAGGCCACCGACGCGGCGTACGCCGCGGTCGCCCGCCCGGTGGAGGGCACCGTGCTGTCCGTGGTGGCCGCCGCCGCCGAGGGCGCCGGCCGGATCAGGTCCGACAACCTGGTCGCCGTCGCCCGGGCCGCGGCGCGGGCCGCGGCCGAGGCGCTCGACCGGACGCCGCAGCAGCTGCCGGTGCTGGCCCAGGCCGGCGTGGTCGATGCCGGCGGCCGGGGCCTGTGCCTGCTGCTGGACGCGCTGGTCGATGCCGTGGAGGAGACCGCCTCCGGGCCGCCGGTCCCGCGGCCGGCGGTGTCCCCGGTCGCGGCGCACGAGCCCGGCGACTGCTCCGGCCAGGGCTACGAGGTGCAGTATCTGCTGGAGGCCGAGCCGGAGGCGGTGGAGCGGCTGCGCGCCGTGCTGGCCGGCCTGGGCGACTCCCTGGTCGTGGTCGGCGACCCGCCCACGTGGAACGTGCACGTCCACGTCACCGCCACGGCGATCGGCCCGGCGGTCGAGGCGGGTGTCGAGGCCGGTCGGCCGCACCGGATCCGGGTCACCCCGCTGACCGGGAAACGGTCCGGCGCCGGCGCGCGGGGCGCGGTGGTGGTCGCCGCCGGTGACGGGCTCACCGCGCTGTTCGAGGCGGAGGGCGCGGTGGTGGTGGGCCGCAACCCGTCCACCGCCGAGATGCTGGCCGCGGTGCACGCCTGCGGGGCCGAGGCGGTGGTGCTGCTGCCCAACGACGCGAACACGCACGCCGTGGCGGTCTCCGCGGCCCGCGAGGCGGAGGCGGCCGGGCTGCACGTCAGCGTGGTGCCCACCCGTTCCCCGGTGCAGGCGCTGGCCGCCCTCGCGGTGCGCGACCACGGCCGCCCGTTCGCCGACGACGTGATCGCCATGGCCGAGGCCGCCGGCGCCTGCCGGTACGGCGAGGTCTGCACCGCCCAGCGCGACGCCCTCACCGTCGCCGGCCCGTGCCGGGCCGGTGACCTGCTCGGCCTGGTCGACGGCGAGGTGCACGTGATCGGCGCCGACCTGACCGAGGTGAGCCACCGCCTGCTCGACCGGATGCTCGGCGGTGGCGGCGAGCTGGTCACCCTGGTCCTCGGCGCGGACGCCCCGCCCGATCTGGCGGACGACCTGCGCGGTCACGTGCACCGCACCTGGCCGTTCATCGAGTTGCAGTGCTACGCCGGCGGCCAGCCCCGTTACCACCTGCTGGCAGGAGTGGAATGA
- the rpmB gene encoding 50S ribosomal protein L28, producing MASVCDVCGKGPGFGHNVSFSHRRTNRRWNPNIQSVRTPAGGGTTKKLKVCTSCIKAGKVTRA from the coding sequence GTGGCTAGCGTGTGTGACGTCTGTGGCAAGGGACCGGGCTTCGGCCACAACGTGTCCTTCTCGCACCGGCGGACCAACCGCCGCTGGAACCCGAACATCCAGTCGGTGCGGACCCCGGCCGGTGGCGGGACCACCAAGAAGCTGAAGGTCTGCACCTCCTGCATCAAGGCGGGCAAGGTCACGCGCGCCTGA
- a CDS encoding D-alanine--D-alanine ligase family protein, translated as MTTLRRIRVAVVFGGRSTEHAISCVSAGSILAALDPERYEAVPVGITREGRWVLAAGDPSRFAINGRELPEITSGSGAAVVLAADPTATELTVRDAAAGVSGLAGVDVVFPVLHGAYGEDGTIQGMLEMAGIPYVGANVFASAAAMDKEFTKKLATAEGIPVGPYAVLRAGVPLSGADRERLGLPVFVKPSRAGSSSGITKVTDWADLEAAVATARQIDPKVLVETAIVGREIECGVLESEAGGPPEASLLAEIHMDDADWYDFETKYLIGTRYTIPAELSPELTGRIQEYARRTFTTLDCAGLARVDFFVTADGRVYLNEINTMPGMTPTSMFPQMWAVTGLAYPKVLDRLIRTALRRGTGLH; from the coding sequence GTGACGACCCTGCGGAGGATCCGTGTCGCGGTCGTGTTCGGCGGGCGCAGCACCGAGCATGCCATCTCCTGTGTGAGCGCGGGGTCCATCCTGGCCGCGCTCGACCCGGAGCGGTACGAAGCGGTCCCGGTCGGCATCACCCGGGAGGGTCGCTGGGTTCTCGCCGCGGGTGATCCGTCCCGGTTCGCCATCAACGGCCGTGAGCTGCCGGAGATCACCAGCGGCTCGGGCGCCGCGGTGGTGCTGGCGGCTGACCCGACCGCGACCGAGCTGACCGTGCGTGACGCCGCCGCCGGCGTGTCCGGGCTCGCCGGGGTGGACGTGGTCTTCCCGGTGCTGCACGGGGCCTACGGCGAGGACGGCACCATCCAGGGGATGCTGGAGATGGCCGGGATCCCGTACGTGGGCGCCAACGTCTTCGCCTCGGCGGCCGCCATGGACAAGGAGTTCACCAAGAAGCTGGCGACGGCCGAGGGCATCCCGGTCGGGCCCTACGCGGTGCTGCGGGCCGGTGTCCCGCTCTCCGGGGCGGACCGGGAGCGGCTCGGGCTGCCGGTCTTCGTCAAGCCGTCGCGGGCCGGCTCGTCCAGCGGCATCACCAAGGTCACCGACTGGGCCGACCTGGAGGCGGCGGTGGCCACGGCCCGGCAGATCGACCCGAAGGTGCTGGTCGAGACGGCGATCGTGGGGCGGGAGATCGAGTGCGGGGTGCTGGAGTCGGAGGCCGGTGGCCCGCCGGAGGCGTCGCTGCTCGCCGAGATCCACATGGACGACGCCGACTGGTACGACTTCGAGACGAAATACCTGATCGGCACCCGGTACACCATCCCGGCCGAGCTGTCGCCCGAGCTGACCGGGCGGATCCAGGAGTACGCCCGGCGGACCTTCACCACGCTCGACTGCGCCGGGCTGGCCCGCGTCGACTTCTTCGTCACCGCGGACGGCCGGGTGTACCTGAACGAGATCAACACCATGCCCGGCATGACGCCGACCTCGATGTTCCCGCAGATGTGGGCGGTCACCGGGCTGGCGTACCCGAAGGTGCTGGACCGGCTGATCCGCACCGCGCTGCGCCGCGGCACCGGTCTGCACTAG
- a CDS encoding DUF3515 family protein: MVDVDTPKNAPEEGDVKPDDTTRIAAIWATAVAVPVVIIVGLVAFLQIDKVTPEADPAPTATGPVAVPSTAVEVAAPRLTERAAQVCLAVTSQLPNQIRNLPARKVSAGPEQNAAYGEPPITVSCGVPQPRMCTSVDDTSAGCVPLAADLLLMNRVCWHYADGADRTVFTTMDREVPVQVVVPAAYDKRAQWANEFSDVVVETDKSITEGVPSGCFP, from the coding sequence ATGGTCGACGTCGACACCCCGAAGAACGCCCCGGAAGAAGGGGACGTCAAGCCGGACGACACCACGCGGATCGCCGCCATCTGGGCTACCGCGGTGGCCGTCCCGGTGGTGATCATCGTGGGTCTCGTCGCGTTCCTGCAGATCGACAAGGTGACGCCGGAGGCCGACCCGGCGCCCACCGCTACCGGCCCGGTCGCCGTGCCCAGCACGGCGGTCGAGGTCGCCGCGCCGAGGCTCACCGAGCGGGCGGCCCAGGTCTGCCTCGCGGTGACCTCGCAGCTGCCCAACCAGATCCGCAATCTGCCGGCCCGCAAGGTCAGCGCCGGCCCGGAGCAGAACGCGGCGTACGGCGAGCCGCCGATCACCGTGTCCTGCGGCGTGCCGCAGCCGCGGATGTGCACGAGCGTGGACGACACGTCCGCCGGCTGCGTGCCGCTGGCCGCCGACCTGCTGCTGATGAACCGGGTCTGCTGGCACTACGCGGACGGCGCCGACCGCACCGTCTTCACCACGATGGATCGCGAGGTCCCGGTGCAGGTGGTGGTGCCGGCGGCGTACGACAAGCGGGCACAGTGGGCCAACGAGTTCTCCGACGTGGTCGTCGAGACCGACAAGTCGATCACCGAGGGCGTGCCCAGCGGCTGCTTCCCCTGA
- a CDS encoding cystathionine gamma-lyase, giving the protein MTYSDGTRSVHAGLPAPVVGEPFLPGPVFAAPYHLDPVTGPGENGYARTEHPTREALEAAIGELEGGPALAFASGQAAVTAMLLALVKAGDRVALPGDGYFPVRAFARGALADLGVSTVLVPTAGPYPDFTGLRLVMLETPANPGLDVADIQALADAAHAAGALLAVDNTAATPLGQTPLALGADLVVASGTKALTGHSDLLLGYVAARDPQLLARVADWRKLTGGVPGAFDCWLAHRSIATMDLRLARQSQNAAALAELLAGRSDVTGVRWPGLPSDPSYPVASRQMRRIPGIVAFDLGSAERVARFLQAARLVFAATSFGGVHTTADRRAQFGDDTAPGFVRFSCGIEDTADLIADVTQALDASR; this is encoded by the coding sequence GTGACCTATTCAGACGGCACCCGATCGGTGCACGCCGGCCTGCCCGCCCCCGTGGTCGGCGAGCCGTTCCTGCCCGGGCCGGTCTTCGCCGCGCCGTACCACCTGGACCCGGTGACCGGGCCGGGGGAGAACGGCTACGCCCGGACCGAGCACCCCACCCGCGAGGCCCTGGAGGCCGCCATCGGCGAGCTGGAGGGCGGCCCGGCGCTGGCCTTCGCCAGCGGCCAGGCGGCCGTCACGGCGATGCTGCTGGCGCTGGTCAAGGCCGGCGACCGGGTCGCGCTGCCCGGCGACGGCTATTTCCCGGTACGTGCGTTCGCCCGCGGCGCGCTCGCCGACCTGGGCGTCTCGACGGTGCTGGTGCCCACCGCCGGGCCGTACCCGGACTTCACCGGGCTGCGGCTGGTGATGCTGGAGACCCCGGCCAACCCCGGTCTGGACGTCGCCGACATCCAGGCGCTGGCCGACGCCGCGCACGCCGCCGGAGCGCTGCTGGCGGTGGACAACACCGCGGCCACACCGCTCGGGCAGACCCCGCTCGCGCTGGGCGCGGACCTGGTCGTGGCGTCCGGCACCAAGGCCCTGACCGGGCACTCCGACCTGCTGCTCGGCTACGTGGCGGCGCGCGACCCGCAGCTGCTGGCCCGGGTGGCGGACTGGCGCAAGCTGACCGGGGGCGTGCCCGGCGCGTTCGACTGCTGGCTGGCGCACCGTTCGATCGCCACCATGGACCTGCGGCTGGCCCGGCAGAGCCAGAACGCGGCGGCGCTCGCCGAACTGCTGGCCGGGCGCTCCGACGTGACCGGGGTGCGCTGGCCGGGGCTGCCGTCCGACCCGTCGTACCCGGTGGCCAGCCGGCAGATGCGCCGGATCCCCGGCATCGTCGCGTTCGACCTCGGCAGCGCCGAGCGGGTGGCCCGGTTCCTGCAGGCGGCCCGGCTGGTCTTCGCGGCCACCTCGTTCGGCGGCGTGCACACCACGGCCGACCGGCGCGCCCAGTTCGGCGACGACACGGCGCCCGGCTTCGTGCGGTTCTCCTGCGGCATCGAGGACACCGCCGACCTGATCGCGGACGTGACGCAGGCGCTGGACGCCTCGAGGTGA